From the Brevibacillus choshinensis genome, one window contains:
- the dinG gene encoding ATP-dependent DNA helicase DinG, with protein sequence MNRLLVVDFETTGSHPRQGDSIIQIGAVAIDDGQVTDSFSTLVNPGQPIPPFITQLTGITEEMVADAPSLEEVFPRLLRMLDGRAFVAHNASFDLQFLQEALLSQGYYAFDGYVLDTVELSRVLMPTQNSYRLGELASELDIEHENPHQADSDAMATAQLFLHLMDILENMPLVTIQRLQMLVSSFRSDIDALLRYVEMEKMATIPQLDAETSPNEPSGMWDIYRQLALRKREEKLTASFQRPEHEEVPEIPFAEMLEGVIGEQGTMPVHVPGYQRRNAQEAMMHAVFESMEDGSHLLIEAGTGTGKSLGYLLPGIIWAKQNQQQLVVSTNTIQLQEQLFTKEILTLQQTLPFEFTASTLKGRGNYLCLRKFEQALEEPVEGSSQEMRLVKGQMLTWLTQTQTGDVEELSMPPTGQMFWQQVKSDTGSCLNRACPWFSRCYYFQAKDRAKDADVLIVNHALLISDLKAENRILPPYEVAIIDEAHHLEDAATQHMGKQFTTTQLLFLFDRASVEEGGVLSRLAEEWESWLGAPQPFVSEQLAELRQLSSQLRDKAQHWTQLLYAWASDRAEETTDAGRETVRYRMESFSGKHERIKKSTSKLIESMTAFAEVLERLVQGIPSEEKPPFALRSLRTDLLGLLNEWQKVVELLHFFLLEQDPGYVYWMEVESRTARKQVHLWAALLKVSDSLSEPLFAQKQSLILTSATLTVKNSFSYVMSRFGLDQLPESRVRTLSLPSPFAYDQQGLLLIPADFPAPAKENDQTYLDAVVQGCIDVVKASKGRTMILFTSHSMLRLVYYAMKERFANAEESYTLLGHGIDSNNRSKLVGLFQTVEKSVLLGTSSFWEGVDIPGEALSALVIVRLPFTPPNHPVYQGRAELLKTEGKNAFMSMALPQAVIMFKQGVGRLIRHHLDRGVVIVLDTRVVEARYGRSFLQSLPPYQVESGPWPTLRERIATFLGLPSLLDS encoded by the coding sequence TTGAATCGATTATTAGTTGTAGACTTTGAAACAACGGGAAGCCATCCGCGCCAAGGGGACAGCATCATTCAGATCGGAGCGGTAGCGATCGATGATGGGCAAGTGACAGATAGCTTCTCCACTTTGGTGAATCCCGGACAGCCTATCCCGCCTTTTATTACGCAATTAACGGGGATTACGGAGGAAATGGTAGCAGACGCTCCGTCCCTCGAAGAAGTCTTTCCACGGTTACTCCGAATGCTGGATGGACGGGCCTTTGTCGCCCATAATGCAAGTTTTGATCTCCAATTTTTGCAAGAAGCCCTGCTGAGTCAGGGCTATTATGCATTTGATGGCTACGTACTGGATACGGTGGAGCTATCGCGAGTATTGATGCCTACGCAAAATAGCTATCGTCTCGGTGAATTGGCGTCAGAATTGGACATCGAGCACGAAAACCCCCATCAGGCAGACAGTGACGCGATGGCAACCGCCCAGCTGTTTCTGCATCTGATGGACATTTTGGAAAATATGCCATTAGTGACAATTCAGCGGTTACAAATGCTGGTCTCTTCCTTTCGTTCGGATATCGACGCGCTTCTGAGATATGTGGAAATGGAAAAGATGGCGACGATCCCTCAACTAGATGCAGAAACTAGCCCGAACGAACCTTCAGGGATGTGGGATATTTATCGGCAATTGGCTCTGCGCAAGCGGGAGGAAAAACTGACTGCTTCCTTCCAGCGTCCCGAGCACGAAGAAGTGCCGGAGATACCTTTTGCAGAGATGTTAGAAGGTGTCATTGGCGAGCAGGGAACCATGCCCGTACATGTGCCAGGCTATCAGCGTAGAAACGCTCAAGAAGCCATGATGCACGCTGTATTCGAGTCGATGGAGGATGGCTCTCATCTCCTCATAGAAGCGGGAACTGGAACGGGCAAGTCGCTAGGCTATCTGCTACCGGGTATCATTTGGGCCAAGCAGAATCAACAGCAACTGGTGGTCAGTACGAATACCATCCAACTTCAAGAACAGTTGTTTACTAAAGAAATCTTGACCTTGCAGCAGACTCTCCCTTTCGAATTTACAGCCTCGACGTTAAAGGGAAGAGGGAATTACTTGTGTCTGCGTAAATTCGAGCAGGCATTGGAGGAACCAGTCGAAGGTAGCAGTCAGGAAATGCGTCTGGTCAAAGGACAAATGCTGACCTGGCTGACTCAGACGCAGACAGGTGATGTGGAAGAACTGAGCATGCCTCCGACTGGACAGATGTTTTGGCAGCAGGTCAAAAGCGATACCGGTTCTTGCTTGAACAGAGCTTGTCCATGGTTTAGTCGATGCTACTACTTTCAGGCAAAGGATCGTGCAAAAGACGCAGATGTTCTGATCGTCAACCATGCGTTACTGATCAGTGACTTGAAAGCAGAAAACAGGATCCTCCCTCCCTATGAAGTAGCGATTATCGATGAGGCACATCATCTGGAAGACGCTGCGACTCAGCATATGGGCAAGCAATTTACCACGACACAGCTGCTCTTTTTGTTCGATCGAGCTTCTGTGGAAGAAGGTGGCGTATTGTCCCGCTTAGCGGAAGAATGGGAGAGCTGGCTAGGAGCGCCGCAGCCTTTTGTTTCGGAGCAGTTGGCAGAGCTCAGGCAGTTGTCTTCCCAATTACGAGACAAGGCGCAGCATTGGACACAGCTCTTGTACGCATGGGCATCGGATCGGGCAGAAGAAACGACTGATGCAGGACGAGAAACGGTCCGCTATCGTATGGAATCCTTTTCTGGCAAACACGAGAGGATTAAAAAATCGACGAGCAAGCTCATCGAGAGCATGACGGCTTTTGCTGAAGTTCTGGAGCGGCTTGTTCAGGGTATTCCGAGCGAAGAAAAACCGCCATTTGCGTTAAGAAGCTTGCGAACGGACCTCTTGGGGTTATTGAATGAGTGGCAAAAAGTCGTGGAGCTGTTGCATTTCTTTCTGCTGGAGCAAGATCCAGGGTACGTGTACTGGATGGAAGTAGAGTCTCGGACAGCACGTAAGCAGGTGCATCTCTGGGCAGCGCTGTTGAAAGTGTCCGATTCCTTGTCAGAACCGCTGTTTGCCCAAAAGCAGAGTCTGATTCTCACGTCGGCGACATTGACGGTGAAGAACAGCTTTTCGTACGTGATGAGCCGTTTCGGTCTAGATCAGTTGCCGGAGTCGCGTGTCCGTACGCTATCGCTACCTTCTCCTTTCGCATACGATCAACAGGGGTTGCTGCTTATACCGGCAGATTTTCCGGCACCGGCCAAGGAAAACGATCAAACGTATCTGGACGCTGTGGTGCAGGGCTGTATAGATGTCGTGAAAGCTTCGAAAGGCAGGACAATGATTTTGTTCACCTCACACTCTATGCTGCGCCTCGTGTATTACGCGATGAAGGAACGGTTCGCGAATGCTGAAGAATCGTATACGCTTTTGGGACACGGCATCGACAGCAACAACCGAAGCAAGCTGGTAGGTTTATTTCAAACCGTCGAGAAAAGCGTGCTACTTGGAACGAGCAGCTTCTGGGAAGGAGTGGATATCCCAGGGGAAGCCTTGAGCGCTCTGGTGATTGTCAGGCTGCCATTTACTCCTCCGAATCATCCGGTCTACCAGGGGCGTGCGGAATTGCTAAAGACTGAAGGGAAAAATGCTTTCATGTCGATGGCTCTGCCACAGGCTGTCATCATGTTCAAGCAAGGTGTAGGGAGATTGATTCGCCATCATCTGGATCGCGGCGTCGTCATTGTTTTGGATACGCGAGTGGTGGAAGCCAGATACGGTCGCTCCTTCTTGCAATCCTTACCGCCATACCAGGTAGAGAGTGGTCCGTGGCCAACGCTGCGCGAGAGAATTGCGACTTTCCTCGGTCTGCCCTCCCTGCTTGACTCATAA
- a CDS encoding redox-sensing transcriptional repressor Rex, whose translation MAKHEKISEAVVRRLPIYLRYLSYLQQVGVATVSSQQMGKNLDVNPAQIRKDLATFGDFGKKGIGYDVNYLVEKIRQILKLTDEIRVALVGAGHLGHAISNYNAYLKDNMRIAAIFDCDPDKLGKHVAGIPIQPLEELAQTIADQQIKLAIITVPAPAAQSVCDQLTEAGIKGILNFAPTTIRAGKDVRIHYADVTSNLQSLAYYLT comes from the coding sequence GTGGCCAAACACGAAAAGATTTCGGAAGCGGTCGTCCGCCGTTTGCCGATTTATCTACGCTACCTCAGTTATTTGCAACAAGTGGGGGTGGCAACTGTCTCCTCCCAACAAATGGGCAAGAATCTGGACGTCAACCCAGCGCAAATCCGAAAAGATCTCGCCACGTTCGGGGATTTTGGCAAAAAAGGGATTGGCTATGATGTCAATTACCTGGTGGAAAAAATTCGCCAGATCCTCAAACTGACCGATGAAATTCGGGTTGCATTGGTTGGGGCAGGACACTTGGGCCATGCGATCAGTAATTACAACGCTTATTTGAAGGATAACATGCGGATTGCAGCTATTTTTGACTGTGATCCCGATAAGCTGGGAAAACATGTGGCAGGTATTCCGATTCAGCCTTTGGAAGAGCTGGCTCAGACAATCGCTGATCAGCAGATCAAGTTGGCGATTATCACGGTTCCTGCACCAGCAGCGCAATCCGTATGTGATCAATTGACTGAAGCGGGAATAAAAGGGATTTTGAACTTTGCGCCAACCACCATTCGTGCTGGCAAAGATGTGCGAATCCACTATGCGGATGTGACATCCAATCTGCAAAGCTTGGCTTATTACTTAACGTAA
- the panC gene encoding pantoate--beta-alanine ligase — translation MIQTLQQISTIADMRVHIQEARRQGKKIGIVPTMGFLHDGHMSLAKAAREKCDLVVMSIFVNPLQFGPNEDFERYPRDIERDRELAQSGGVDLLFTPEVTEMYPKPILTNISVSNVTELLCGKSRPGHFDGVATVVTKLFQIVQPDFAFFGQKDAQQVAVVTQMVFDLSMPVQIVPCPIIREADGLAMSSRNVYLSQEERSEALVLSRSLKQAEAWLAEGVALPEIQKRMIEMISAMPLASIEYVEVLRYPDLVPVEQPIPGESIIVALAVRFGKTRLIDNLITYV, via the coding sequence ATGATACAGACCTTGCAGCAGATTTCAACCATCGCAGACATGCGCGTTCATATACAGGAAGCACGACGTCAAGGGAAGAAAATCGGCATCGTACCGACTATGGGATTCTTGCATGATGGTCATATGAGCCTCGCGAAGGCAGCAAGAGAAAAATGCGATCTGGTCGTCATGAGTATTTTTGTCAATCCGCTGCAATTTGGTCCAAATGAGGACTTTGAACGGTATCCGCGCGACATTGAGCGCGATCGGGAGTTGGCCCAATCAGGTGGCGTCGATCTGTTGTTCACGCCTGAAGTAACTGAGATGTATCCAAAACCGATCTTGACCAATATTTCGGTATCCAATGTAACGGAGCTGCTCTGCGGGAAATCGCGCCCTGGACATTTTGATGGTGTCGCGACTGTAGTGACAAAGCTTTTCCAGATCGTTCAGCCTGATTTTGCGTTCTTTGGACAAAAGGACGCGCAACAGGTCGCAGTGGTTACGCAAATGGTATTTGACTTGTCGATGCCTGTTCAGATCGTACCATGCCCAATTATTCGTGAAGCGGACGGCTTGGCAATGAGTTCACGCAATGTGTACTTGTCGCAGGAGGAGCGCAGTGAAGCACTCGTTCTCTCCCGTAGTCTGAAGCAAGCGGAGGCTTGGCTAGCAGAAGGCGTTGCGCTGCCTGAAATTCAAAAGCGCATGATTGAGATGATTTCAGCCATGCCGCTTGCTTCCATTGAATACGTGGAGGTGCTGCGTTACCCTGACCTAGTGCCAGTAGAGCAGCCCATTCCGGGAGAATCGATCATCGTGGCGTTGGCTGTCCGTTTCGGGAAGACACGTCTGATTGACAACTTGATTACCTACGTCTGA
- the panD gene encoding aspartate 1-decarboxylase, with product MFRTMMKAKIHRATVTEANLNYVGSITIDKNLMDALDILPNEKVQIVNNNNGARLETYVIEGAPGSGVICLNGAAARLVQEGDIVIIIAYAMMTDEEARTYKPRVAIMDEKNQIKELLGEEIHATIL from the coding sequence GTGTTCCGCACAATGATGAAGGCTAAAATCCACCGTGCAACGGTTACCGAAGCGAATTTGAATTACGTCGGTAGCATTACGATTGATAAAAATCTGATGGATGCGTTGGATATATTGCCAAATGAAAAAGTACAAATCGTCAATAACAACAATGGCGCAAGACTAGAGACGTACGTAATCGAAGGAGCACCAGGAAGTGGAGTTATTTGCTTGAACGGTGCCGCTGCCCGTCTCGTACAAGAGGGGGACATTGTCATTATCATCGCCTATGCTATGATGACTGACGAAGAAGCACGCACGTACAAACCACGTGTTGCCATCATGGACGAAAAGAATCAAATCAAAGAATTGCTCGGAGAAGAAATCCACGCGACCATCCTCTAA
- a CDS encoding tetratricopeptide repeat protein, whose amino-acid sequence MKIEDWFQTLRSKAETIEEKWSDASEQERLQFADQLFYLRQVSDTVVDLWLQFEERLSNAIRKIKQMEGQLPAEDNHTQVAVANEASNKNTLKKEPGSAMQKSGNESVSPSKDTNPYEPMFRRGEGFYHLRMFQDAKKCFEELIQLSPDWESGRLYYAYSLLFCEEQEHAFREFRLLSRSASSPTVVSSSFNAMGCILAEEKHWLEAVQAFKSSLEVKSEQEEARYNLALCYLKDGDAQEAMDEIEKYLQKDEDDWEAQMLWLRAAQLLQTMDESTELSPPASLQLPTRDLDNDTLQEMASLYESVGNYHRAQICYHFLTERLPREGWTWHGLAWNTWLIAGTKRALTLLKKAISLAPLHDDFTFSYGWMLLFDGKVDEAMGTFRHMLEKDKDNRLGQSGMISAYEKIGELQAAKRLAKEFTEDQEPYVRSLGYFHLGRLAVVEENWRIAEQYFQRTLPHANQFREVPIYMQLCASKLGERVSITELLQP is encoded by the coding sequence GTGAAAATAGAAGACTGGTTCCAAACGCTGCGATCAAAAGCGGAAACGATCGAAGAGAAATGGTCGGATGCATCTGAGCAGGAAAGGCTGCAGTTTGCCGATCAATTGTTTTATTTGCGTCAAGTAAGCGATACCGTCGTCGACTTGTGGCTGCAGTTTGAGGAGCGCTTGTCCAATGCCATTCGGAAGATCAAGCAAATGGAAGGACAGCTACCTGCCGAGGACAACCATACACAAGTAGCTGTGGCCAACGAAGCATCCAATAAGAATACGCTGAAAAAAGAGCCCGGTTCAGCTATGCAAAAAAGCGGGAATGAAAGCGTGAGTCCGTCAAAAGATACCAATCCGTACGAGCCCATGTTTCGACGTGGAGAAGGCTTTTATCATCTGCGCATGTTTCAGGATGCAAAAAAGTGCTTTGAGGAATTGATCCAGCTATCTCCTGATTGGGAGAGTGGCAGATTGTACTATGCCTACAGCCTGTTATTTTGCGAGGAGCAGGAGCATGCTTTTCGTGAGTTCCGCTTACTGAGTAGGTCAGCCAGTTCACCTACTGTGGTATCGAGCAGTTTCAATGCGATGGGCTGCATTCTTGCTGAAGAAAAGCATTGGCTGGAAGCCGTACAAGCTTTTAAATCATCCCTCGAAGTGAAGTCCGAACAAGAAGAAGCTCGCTATAATCTGGCGCTCTGCTACCTCAAGGACGGGGATGCCCAAGAAGCAATGGATGAGATCGAGAAGTACTTGCAAAAGGACGAAGACGATTGGGAAGCGCAAATGCTTTGGTTGCGTGCAGCTCAACTGCTTCAAACGATGGATGAATCCACAGAGCTTTCGCCTCCCGCTTCGTTGCAATTGCCGACTCGCGATCTGGATAACGATACATTGCAGGAAATGGCTTCTTTGTACGAGTCCGTCGGGAATTATCATCGTGCCCAAATTTGCTATCACTTTTTGACGGAAAGACTGCCAAGAGAAGGTTGGACTTGGCATGGATTAGCCTGGAACACGTGGCTGATCGCAGGGACCAAGCGGGCATTGACTTTACTCAAAAAGGCAATTAGTCTCGCACCGCTTCATGACGATTTTACCTTTAGCTACGGCTGGATGCTCCTGTTCGATGGTAAGGTGGACGAAGCGATGGGGACATTCCGTCATATGCTCGAGAAAGACAAAGACAATCGGCTGGGGCAGTCCGGGATGATCTCCGCTTATGAAAAGATCGGGGAACTACAGGCTGCGAAACGTTTGGCCAAAGAGTTCACTGAAGATCAGGAGCCATATGTTCGCTCACTCGGATATTTTCATCTGGGACGGTTGGCAGTGGTCGAAGAGAACTGGCGAATAGCGGAACAGTATTTTCAAAGGACACTCCCGCATGCCAATCAGTTTCGGGAAGTACCGATTTATATGCAGCTATGCGCGAGCAAATTAGGAGAGCGAGTTTCCATTACAGAACTGCTCCAGCCATAA
- the panB gene encoding 3-methyl-2-oxobutanoate hydroxymethyltransferase → MANGKQITTSDIRKKKEASIPITMMTAYDFPSAKLVEEAGVDMILVGDSLGMVVLGYDSTIPVTMDDMIHHTKAVTRAAKRAFVVTDLPFLSYHGTVEEAVKNAGRLMQEGFAKAVKMEGGRELAQLVTRCVQAGIPVVGHIGLTPQSVHQLGGYKVQGRDLAQAQRLLEDAIALQEAGAFAIVLECVPEEVTGMISQKLDIPIIGIGAGVTCDGQVLVFHDVVGYASQITPKFVKRYAEIGDTIREAVAGYVKEVEERRFPAPEHVFHASEDTIKQLYGEGVAQS, encoded by the coding sequence ATGGCAAATGGCAAACAGATTACAACTTCCGACATTCGAAAAAAGAAAGAAGCGAGCATTCCCATTACGATGATGACAGCTTACGACTTCCCATCTGCCAAATTGGTTGAAGAAGCGGGAGTGGACATGATATTGGTAGGGGACTCGTTGGGGATGGTCGTACTCGGTTATGATTCTACGATCCCCGTGACGATGGACGACATGATACATCACACAAAAGCAGTGACGCGCGCAGCAAAACGAGCTTTCGTCGTAACGGATCTACCGTTTTTGAGCTATCACGGAACGGTGGAGGAAGCGGTGAAAAATGCAGGTCGACTCATGCAGGAAGGCTTTGCAAAAGCCGTCAAAATGGAAGGTGGTCGAGAACTTGCCCAGCTCGTTACACGTTGTGTACAGGCAGGAATTCCGGTTGTCGGACATATCGGCTTGACACCACAATCCGTTCACCAGCTCGGAGGCTACAAAGTGCAAGGGCGTGACCTGGCACAAGCTCAGCGGCTGCTGGAAGACGCCATCGCTTTGCAGGAAGCGGGAGCATTTGCGATCGTGCTGGAGTGCGTACCAGAGGAAGTGACGGGAATGATCTCCCAAAAATTGGACATCCCGATAATCGGCATCGGTGCGGGCGTGACTTGCGATGGACAAGTTCTCGTCTTTCATGACGTGGTAGGCTATGCTTCCCAAATTACACCTAAGTTTGTGAAACGGTATGCAGAAATCGGGGACACAATCCGTGAAGCAGTAGCCGGTTACGTGAAGGAAGTCGAGGAGCGGCGTTTCCCTGCCCCTGAGCACGTGTTCCACGCTTCGGAAGATACGATCAAACAGTTGTACGGTGAAGGAGTTGCCCAATCATGA
- a CDS encoding amidohydrolase has translation MKKTILIHATVITVNDSNEVIHDGAVAFEGDTITYVGPTPEDLSEAGYDEVIDQKGDYILPGLINTHGHAGMSLLRGYADDLPLQQWLEDKMWPLEAQFTGNHVKWGTQLSLIEMIRTGTTTFVDMYDHMDEVAKAVDAAGMRARLCRGMIGLCSEEERQVKLKDATAFAKEWHNQADGRITVMMAPHAPYTCDPQFITQIIEKADELSLPLHIHMSETAWEVGQNERDYGLRPVAHLEKLGMFARPTLVAHAVHLTDEEIDILAKYQVKVSHNVVSNLKLASGVAPVPKMLAKGVSVSLGTDSSASNNNLNLFEELKLAAILHKGVNNDPVAVPAEEALRMATRYGAEGVFQADSLGTIEVGKKADLVVLDSHQAHFHPAHEPISHVVYAANGRDVKDTIVAGKYLMRNHQLLTLDEERAIFEANRIFQTLQR, from the coding sequence ATGAAGAAAACGATCCTGATCCACGCAACTGTTATTACCGTAAACGATAGCAACGAAGTCATCCACGATGGCGCCGTAGCTTTTGAAGGCGACACGATTACGTATGTAGGACCTACACCTGAAGATCTCTCTGAAGCTGGCTACGACGAAGTAATCGATCAGAAAGGGGATTACATCCTGCCTGGTTTGATCAATACACACGGTCATGCAGGGATGTCCCTCTTGCGTGGATATGCGGATGACTTGCCATTGCAGCAATGGCTGGAAGATAAAATGTGGCCGTTGGAAGCTCAATTTACGGGCAATCACGTGAAATGGGGCACACAGCTTTCCTTAATCGAGATGATTCGTACTGGTACGACTACGTTCGTAGATATGTACGACCACATGGATGAAGTGGCAAAAGCGGTCGATGCAGCTGGCATGCGTGCACGTCTATGCCGTGGGATGATCGGCCTGTGCTCGGAAGAAGAGCGCCAAGTAAAATTAAAAGATGCGACCGCATTTGCGAAGGAATGGCACAATCAAGCCGACGGTCGTATCACTGTCATGATGGCTCCTCATGCGCCATACACATGCGATCCGCAGTTCATTACTCAGATCATCGAAAAAGCGGACGAGCTGTCGCTGCCACTGCACATCCACATGTCAGAGACTGCATGGGAAGTGGGACAAAACGAACGGGATTACGGTCTGCGTCCAGTAGCTCACCTAGAAAAATTAGGAATGTTTGCGCGCCCGACGCTCGTCGCTCATGCCGTACATCTGACGGATGAAGAGATTGACATTTTGGCAAAATACCAAGTGAAAGTTTCCCATAACGTGGTGAGTAACCTGAAACTGGCGAGCGGTGTCGCACCAGTGCCGAAAATGCTGGCAAAAGGTGTGAGCGTCTCGCTTGGTACAGACAGCTCTGCAAGCAACAACAACCTAAACTTGTTTGAAGAGTTGAAGCTAGCAGCGATCCTTCATAAAGGGGTTAACAACGACCCTGTGGCTGTACCTGCTGAGGAAGCATTGCGTATGGCGACTCGCTATGGTGCAGAAGGTGTGTTCCAGGCTGATAGTCTGGGTACGATTGAAGTAGGGAAAAAGGCTGACCTTGTAGTACTGGACAGTCATCAAGCGCATTTCCATCCGGCGCATGAGCCAATCTCACACGTTGTCTACGCTGCTAATGGTCGTGATGTGAAAGATACGATCGTAGCGGGTAAGTATTTGATGCGCAATCATCAGTTGTTGACCCTGGATGAAGAGCGTGCGATTTTTGAAGCCAACCGCATCTTCCAGACCTTACAACGATAA
- a CDS encoding biotin--[acetyl-CoA-carboxylase] ligase: MNIKQVILQAFHDHPGQFISGEELSQTCGCSRTAVWKHIEELRKDGYEFEAVRKSGYRLLVAPDRLSAAEITAGLNTQRIGQQVMAHDEVQSTQPLAHEAAARGAEEGTLVLAEQQTGGKGRLGRQWHSPKGTGIWMSLIIRPAIPLPKTPQMTLLTAVSVARTIREETGLPVKIKWPNDIFIGDKKVCGILTELNAESDRVNYLVIGIGVNANSVAEDFPQELAEIATSLRIESGEQVKRVRFIQQFCRFFEEEYDYFLQNGFERVKAEWEANSYTIGRWVNVQTISQKLEGRAIALDDEGVLMVQDQAGAIHKVYSADVNYRANP; encoded by the coding sequence ATGAACATTAAGCAGGTCATTTTACAAGCGTTTCACGATCATCCGGGTCAATTCATTTCTGGAGAAGAATTAAGCCAGACATGCGGTTGCTCGCGTACAGCGGTTTGGAAGCATATTGAGGAGTTGCGAAAGGACGGATACGAATTTGAAGCCGTCCGTAAATCGGGCTATCGACTCCTTGTTGCTCCAGATCGACTATCTGCGGCCGAAATTACGGCAGGCTTGAATACCCAGCGTATCGGTCAGCAGGTGATGGCTCATGATGAAGTACAGTCTACGCAGCCACTTGCCCACGAAGCTGCAGCCAGAGGCGCGGAAGAAGGGACATTGGTCCTAGCTGAACAGCAGACAGGCGGGAAGGGTCGTCTAGGCCGTCAGTGGCACTCTCCAAAAGGAACGGGAATATGGATGAGTCTGATCATTCGTCCTGCCATTCCGTTGCCAAAGACGCCTCAAATGACTCTCTTGACAGCTGTCAGTGTTGCCCGTACCATTCGTGAAGAAACCGGACTGCCTGTCAAGATCAAGTGGCCGAACGACATTTTCATCGGTGATAAAAAAGTGTGTGGGATTTTAACTGAGCTGAATGCGGAATCGGATCGGGTCAACTATTTGGTCATTGGAATTGGCGTGAACGCAAACAGTGTCGCGGAAGACTTTCCACAGGAATTAGCCGAGATTGCGACTTCGCTGCGAATCGAATCTGGAGAGCAGGTGAAACGGGTCCGCTTCATTCAGCAATTTTGCCGGTTCTTCGAGGAAGAGTACGATTACTTCTTGCAGAATGGCTTCGAACGGGTAAAAGCAGAATGGGAAGCGAATTCGTATACGATCGGACGTTGGGTAAATGTTCAGACTATCTCACAAAAGCTCGAAGGACGAGCCATTGCTTTGGATGATGAAGGTGTATTGATGGTGCAAGATCAGGCTGGAGCTATCCATAAAGTGTATTCTGCTGACGTCAATTATCGTGCAAATCCATAA
- a CDS encoding ComEC/Rec2 family competence protein produces MGWKTKWRWLLLGFCAAFFLAYSLDSRSQSAVKVEDPYASENEQDFLGLVITYFALPHGESTLIRLPGGKTMLIDTGSAEDWPVLFERLSERKLTRLDYVVITNDQPEYVGGYPQLTEQFLIDTVILPKLTLQTITKALPMHPPQKRMALINQSELKLGDVVSMQVLLPEEPLFLSPQNNSLVFRLQHGHLRFLFTSGINEKAEERLLERHADQLKAEVLQVGDQGSNQGSSQPFLTQVDPQVAIIQTGKLRDDMKESHSEVLERLGESWAETYMTSHDGSITILSNGKDYRILKQKK; encoded by the coding sequence ATGGGATGGAAAACAAAATGGCGCTGGTTACTGCTGGGGTTTTGCGCGGCGTTCTTCTTGGCATACTCACTCGATAGCAGGTCGCAGAGTGCTGTGAAGGTGGAAGATCCGTATGCCAGTGAGAATGAGCAAGACTTCCTCGGTCTTGTCATTACCTATTTTGCACTTCCTCATGGCGAAAGCACGCTCATCCGATTGCCCGGTGGCAAGACGATGCTGATCGATACGGGAAGTGCAGAGGATTGGCCTGTTTTGTTTGAACGATTGTCAGAGCGAAAATTGACGAGGTTGGATTACGTAGTCATTACGAACGATCAACCGGAGTATGTGGGTGGCTATCCGCAGCTTACAGAGCAGTTTTTGATTGACACCGTGATTCTCCCCAAACTAACCCTGCAAACGATCACCAAAGCTCTTCCCATGCATCCTCCCCAAAAGCGGATGGCACTCATTAATCAGTCTGAACTGAAGCTGGGAGACGTAGTGAGCATGCAGGTGTTGCTACCGGAGGAGCCGCTGTTTTTATCTCCTCAAAATAATTCGCTGGTTTTTCGCTTGCAGCATGGTCATTTGCGTTTTTTGTTTACCAGTGGAATCAATGAGAAAGCGGAAGAACGGTTGCTGGAACGTCATGCAGATCAGTTAAAAGCCGAGGTGCTGCAGGTCGGGGACCAGGGAAGCAATCAAGGTTCTTCCCAGCCTTTTCTCACTCAGGTAGACCCACAGGTGGCCATTATCCAAACGGGTAAGCTCCGTGACGATATGAAAGAAAGCCATTCCGAAGTACTGGAACGATTGGGCGAATCATGGGCAGAGACGTACATGACCAGTCACGATGGGAGCATCACGATCTTGTCGAATGGAAAGGACTACCGGATACTGAAGCAAAAGAAATAA